A genome region from Portunus trituberculatus isolate SZX2019 chromosome 18, ASM1759143v1, whole genome shotgun sequence includes the following:
- the LOC123505358 gene encoding uncharacterized protein LOC123505358 codes for MDRMIWLAEVVDKHRNLSVTPRLTAKTVIAVTKDKDTVKFLTKIGHPYDSGIMKWTEITSENQRTKLMIRNYPSFLPLTFIENLPSVLKAERNYHRDTKTPRNQVTVLWEGEPPTQLYLPSIRPLRVESYIGKPTFCGKCQEWGHRAWECDKKVRCGASRMEPEVSQETCHHLSARHANDHSCPTFTAPSHIRGLPTPTPGRTPAVRSPASLLSDPPSPLPPDTVATTTITSHPAPPPYPPSSPLVVGSTPPSTAPLLHPTKPPASQAQDRPPYPHASQALQEELSHPPQLQMPGQPFPHPAPLPPQMKPPHTQQSQNSTHVSHITSKLEEEVKILCQEVKQLWDSQAALQKENQELRQQMATSMKNMESEISSMRAMMAQLLQNVTGTKPKQHRDEPRGVTEATVAATSKTATVTPTPKQTAVKEHQQPARQEESLVTDATTVRLGRRYQVFYQPYRQGGSRGLVTLVRKDIPAALTENPHDLGEQVDTLCVTLHLGRTYKLNIYNVYCRQRSTLDLLPLLEDPNMTPTLLSGDFNAHHPLHEPWGDGNVNQRGRHITQVLEDFAAAAVLHGEPRPTHIAGGRLDLIIMVNGDGQNMDVEGVPELLNYKVPESTQQFASDLTRAIQDAADASMPTRGMKKYNPNKKYCWYYNDRVNLLTRMTRQLTKVYQSTKNEDDKANLQEWNIYAREQLNKIREEKWLTSMATLSRSTSMTAAWKKINNVGVTTATHLPDDTDHQVTREELLRARKPSKDTAPREDGITYSMLNHVCDVAGDPLLRLFNMSLTHGEVPEEWTTANIIPIPKHNDQCKFRPISLTSTICKMMERILLRRLQYKIGKFDAGINGFVQNRSTANCLVNYTSNAKAKTEVFIDIEKAFDRAQPTVILHELTKLGVKGKLLTWIKQYLTNRRARVIFQGHASHYHTLENGTPQGSVMSPTLFNVLMNVLATLPYPAGTQHIGYADDIVLQTTEKDSVTKMQASLDILANKCDTIGFTISHSKTKAMAKTRRMPQTKLRLQGQEIDWGLLTGTSALSYLGMAPARPRCNILRRNAVPGSDYYEPCHGEAWEPQAPSSSPHTKPWCAR; via the exons ATGGACAGGATGATATGGCTAGCGGAGGTCGTGGACAAGCATCGCAACTTGTCTGTGACACCGCGCCTGACCGCCAAAACAGTCATAGCAGTCACGAAGGACAAGGACACAGTAAAATTCCTCACAAAAATAGGACATCCATACGATAGCGGCATCATGAAGTGGACGGAAATAACATCAGAAAATCAAAGAACCAAACTCATGATTCGCAACTACCCGTCCTTCCTGCCGCTGACCTTTATAGAGAATCTTCCTTCAGTGCTAAAGGCAGAGAGGAACTATCATCGAGACACGAAGACGCCCAGGAATCAAGTGACTGTGCTGTGGGAGGGTGAGCCCCCCACACAACTGTATCTGCCAAGTATTCGGCCTCTGAGGGTGGAGAGCTATATAGGCAAGCCAACCTTCTGTGGGAAGTGCCAGGAGTGGGGACACAGGGCGTGGGAGTGCGACAAGAAGGTGAGGTGCG GAGCATCACGCATGGAGCCCGAAGTGTCCCAGGAGACCTGTCACCACCTTTCCGCGAGACACGCCAACGACCACAGCTGCCCTACCTTCACTGCCCCCTCTCACATCCGAGGCCTTCCCACCCCTACCCCTGGCCGAACACCTGCAGTCAGGTCACCAGCATCCCTCCTCAGCGACCCACCCTCGCCTCTCCCACCTGAcaccgtcgccaccaccaccatcacctcacaccCCGCTCCTCCACCCTACCCACCCTCCAGCCCACTAGTCGTCGGGTCAACCCCACCATCCACAGCCCCCCTCCTCCATCCTACCAAGCCTCCCGCATCCCAAGCACAGGACCGGCCCCCATACCCACATGCCTCTCAAGCCTTACAAGAGGAGCTGTCTCACCCCCCACAACTACAAATGCCAGGCCAACCCTTCCCCCACCCTGCCCCCCTGCCCCCACAGATGAAGCCACCCCATACCCAACAATCACAAAACAGCACACACGTCTCTCACATCACGagcaagttggaggaggaagtgaagatccTTTGCCAAGAGGTAAAACAACTCTGGGATTCACAAGCAGCTCttcaaaaagaaaatcaagaactcCGCCAACAAATGGCAACGTCCATGAAAAATATGGAATCAGAAATATCAAGCATGAGAGCCATGATGGCTCAGCTCCTTCAAAATGTCACGGGGACAAAACCGAAACAACATCGAGACGAGCCGCGCGGTGTGACGGAGGCCACTGTAGCCGCCACATCCAAAACTGCAACAGTGACCCCCACGCCGAAGCAGACAGCCGTGAAGGAGCACCAACAGCCCGCGAGACAGGAA GAAAGTTTAGTGACCGACGCAACCACCGTAAGACTTGGCAGACGCTACCAAGTCTTTTATCAACCGTACCGACAAGGAGGATCACGAGGCCTCGTAACCCTAGTGAGAAAAGACATTCCAGCCGCCCTGACAGAGAACCCTCACGACCTAGGTGAGCAGGTGGACACTCTGTGCGTCACGCTGCACCTCGGCCGCACATACAAGCTCAATATCTACAATGTGTACTGCCGACAGAGATCAACTCTAGACCTGCTGCCCCTACTAGAAGACCCGAACATGACACCAACACTCCTGAGTGGTGACTTTAATGCCCACCACCCCCTCCATGAGCCGTGGGGGGACGGTAACGTGAACCAGCGAGGACGGCACATCACGCAGGTACTGGAGGACTTTGCTGCAGCAGCTGTGCTTCACGGTGAGCCGCGACCTACACATATAGCAGGAGGCAGGCTGGACCTCATTATAATGGTGAACGGGGACGGCCAGAATATGGATGTGGAAGGAGTCCCGGAGCTTCTGA ATTATAAAGTTCCTGAGTCGACACAACAGTTTGCAAGTGACCTCACAAGAGCCATTCAAGATGCAGCTGATGCCTCCATGCCAACCAGAGGAATGAAAAAGTACAACCCTAACAAGAAATACTGCTGGTATTACAATGACAGAGTTAACCTGCTCACTAGAATGACTCGCCAGCTAACCAAGGTGTACCAGTCTACGAAGAATGAGGATGATAAAGCAAACTTACAGGAGTGGAACATATATGCAAGAgaacaattaaataaaatacGCGAAGAAAAATGGCTTACGTCTATGGCAACTCTCAGCCGCTCCACCAGCATGACCGCAGCctggaagaaaattaacaatGTCGG TGTCACAACCGCGACACACCTCCCTGATGATACTGACCACCAGGTAACGCGGGAGGAGCTTCTGCGAGCACGCAAGCCCAGCAAGGACACAGCCCCTAGAGAGGATGGCATCACATACTCCATGCTGAATCATGTGTGTGACGTGGCGGGTGATCCCCTGCTCCGACTGTTCAACATGTCGCTGACGCATGGAGAGGTGCCTGAAGAATGGACAACGGCCAACATCATTCCCATACCGAAGCACAACGACCAGTGTAAATTTAGACCTATCAgcctcacctccaccatctGCAAAATGATGGAAAGAATTCTCCTACGTCGACTTCAGTACAAAATAGGAAAATTTGACGCAGGAATAAATGGCTTCGTTCAAAACAGAAGTACTGCAAACTGCCTGGTCAACTACACATCAAATGCAAAGGCGAAAACCGAAGTGTTCATTGACATCGAGAAAGCCTTTGATAGGGCGCAGCCGACGGTCATCCTCCACGAACTCACCAAGCTGGGCGTCAAAGGAAAGCTGCTCACGTGGATAAAACAGTACCTGACGAACAGACGAGCCCGCGTCATATTTCAAGGTCATGCCTCACACTACCACACTTTAGAAAATGGCACGCCACAGGGAAGCGTCATGAGCCCCACCCTCTTCAATGTGTTGATGAACGTGTTGGCAACACTCCCATACCCCGCGGGCACACAACACATCGGCTACGCAGACGACATTGTTCTGCAGACCACCGAGAAAGACTCTGTCACCAAGATGCAAGCCTCACTCGACATCCTGGCGAACAAATGCGATACAATTGGCTTCACTATATCGCACAGCAAGACCAAAGCCATGGCAAAGACCCGCCGCATGCCCCAGACCAAACTCCGCCTCCAGGGTCAAGAAATTGACTGGGGGCTACTCACAGGTACCTCGGCGTTGTCGTATCTCGGAATGGCACCAGCAAGGCCGAGGTGCAACATCTTAAGGAGAAATGCCGTCCCAGGATCAGACTACTACGAGCCCTGTCATGGAGAGGCATGGGAGCCTCAGGCGCCGTCATCCTCGCCGCATACAAAGCCTTGGTGCGCTCGCTGA
- the LOC123505359 gene encoding uncharacterized protein K02A2.6-like, translated as MLCREPQLRPKHTHHDADRTLQEFRAAARADPSYAHLTACVTSGFPSNRYELHSSLLPYWKLRDHLYADGELVLYGQRIVVPVALRRRTLARLHDSHRGVEATRRRARQTVFWPGIDSDIANTVRACEPCQVLQPSQQQEPLMCDDNPSRPFESVSADFFTVAGKSFLVIADRLSGWPVVVPCGADTTATRTIQMFCRYFREVGVPLRLRTDGGPQFASADFQNFMERWGVHHIVTSPHYPQSNGHAEAAVKSVKHLILKTAPSGNIDTEEFARGLLELRNSPNYTGRSPSQHLYGHPLRSCVPAHPESFSADWQTKTEECDRRAAARAEQVQAHYDQHARPLPKLCIGATVRIQDPVSLRWDKVGVVMGCSRNREYDVRLPSGRVWRRNRRLLRPVPPHGDDPPHHIPVVPWSDEKSPSALLAPPVAPRRSQRLMEKSSARDSATSVRGEGGVGM; from the exons ATGCTCTGTCGAGAGCCCCA GCTccgaccaaaacacacacaccatgacgcCGATCGGACGCTCCAGGAGTTCAGAGCAGCAGCGAGGGCAGACCCGTCATATGCCCACCTCACCGCCTGCGTGACATCTGGCTTCCCGTCCAACCGGTACGAGCTCCACAGTTCCCTACTTCCCTACTGGAAGCTCCGCGATCACCTCTACGCAGATGGGGAGCTTGTCCTCTATGGCCAGAGGATCGTGGTTCCTGTAGCTCTCCGCCGCCGCACCCTTGCTCGTCTCCATGACAGCCACCGCGGTGTGGAAGCCACTCGCCGTCGGGCGAGGCAGACTGTTTTCTGGCCTGGCATTGACTCTGACATCGCCAATACTGTTCGTGCCTGTGAACCATGTCAAGTCCTCCAGCCGAGCCAACAACAGGAACCCCTGATGTGCGACGACAACCCATCCAGGCCCTTTGAGTCCGTCTCCGCAGACTTCTTCACAGTCGCTGGCAAGTCCTTTCTTGTCATTGCGGACAGACTCTCGGGATGGCCTGTGGTCGTCCCATGTGGTGCggacaccacagccacacgcaCCATCCAGATGTTCTGCCGCTATTTCCGGGAAGTGGGTGTCCCCCTCCGTCTCCGCACTGATGGCGGGCCCCAGTTTGCCAGTGCAGACTTCCAGAACTTCATGGAGCGCTGGGGTGTTCACCACATAGTGACTTCGCCGCACTATCCCCAGTCTAATGGCCATGCTGAGGCGGCTGTCAAGTCGGTGAAGCATCTCATCTTGAAGACAGCCCCCTCCGGCAACATTGATACGGAGGAGTTTGCCAGAGGTCTCCTGGAGCTGCGTAACTCTCCCAACTATACAGGACGGTCCCCTTCGCAACACCTCTATGGCCACCCTCTTCGGTCCTGCGTCCCTGCCCACCCAGAGTCCTTCTCCGCGGACTGGCAGACCAAGACGGAGGAATGCGACCGCCGCGCTGCCGCCCGAGCTGAACAGGTGCAGGCTCACTATGACCAGCACGCCAGGCCCCTCCCCAAGCTGTGCATTGGAGCCACAGTCCGCATCCAGGACCCTGTGTCTCTCCGCTGGGATAAGGTCGGTGTGGTCATGGGCTGCAGCAGGAACAGGGAATATGATGTTCGTCTCCCCAGCGGACGTGTCTGGCGACGCAACCGCCGTCTCCTACGCCCAGTGCCGCCCCATGGTGATGATCCTCCCCACCATATCCCTGTGGTCCCTTGGTCAGACGAGAAAAGTCCGTCTGCTTTACTTGCTCCCCCAGTTGCCCCACGTCGTTCCCAGCGGCTCATGGAAAAGAGTTCCGCTCGAGACAGTGCTACGAgcgtgaggggggagggaggtgtgggtatgtaa